Proteins from a single region of Aquipuribacter hungaricus:
- a CDS encoding HRDC domain-containing protein encodes RRAPVRPATCRGCGVPLTTAAQRTAGRCDGCPPRYDPALHEALLGWRRSVAGAGGVPAYAVFTDATLEAIAERRPREVGQLVGIAGVGSVKLDRYGPDVVAVVSAALGGSVPTPGRPSGEGSGESQN; translated from the coding sequence AGCGCCGGGCGCCGGTCCGCCCCGCCACGTGCCGCGGCTGCGGTGTCCCGCTGACGACGGCCGCGCAGCGGACCGCGGGGCGCTGCGACGGCTGCCCGCCCCGCTACGACCCGGCGCTGCACGAGGCGCTGCTCGGCTGGCGGCGGTCCGTCGCAGGAGCGGGCGGTGTGCCCGCCTACGCCGTCTTCACCGACGCGACCCTCGAGGCGATCGCCGAGCGACGGCCCCGCGAGGTCGGCCAGCTCGTCGGCATCGCCGGGGTGGGGTCGGTCAAGCTCGACCGGTACGGCCCGGACGTCGTGGCCGTGGTCAGCGCCGCGCTCGGCGGGTCCGTGCCGACGCCGGGACGCCCGTCGGGAGAGGGCTCCGGGGAGTCCCAGAACTGA
- a CDS encoding WhiB family transcriptional regulator, which translates to MTVTDSTDLLDPSRFAPDDPADLPCRVHDPELWFAESPADVEFAKALCTTCPLAAVCLEGALDRREPWGVWGGQLVQAGVVVPRKRPRGRPRKDSVA; encoded by the coding sequence GTGACCGTCACCGACTCGACCGACCTGCTCGACCCGAGCAGGTTCGCCCCCGACGACCCGGCAGACCTGCCCTGCCGCGTGCACGACCCTGAGCTCTGGTTCGCCGAGTCCCCGGCCGACGTGGAGTTCGCCAAGGCCCTGTGCACGACCTGCCCGCTGGCCGCCGTGTGCCTCGAGGGCGCGCTCGACCGCCGGGAGCCGTGGGGCGTCTGGGGCGGGCAGCTCGTCCAGGCCGGCGTCGTCGTGCCGCGCAAGCGGCCCCGCGGCCGCCCGCGCAAGGACTCCGTCGCCTGA
- a CDS encoding ABC1 kinase family protein encodes MSELPRRTVARTARLAALPLGIAGRAAVGIGKRVGGRSAEAVAAEMQARTADQVFRTLGELKGGAMKFGQALSIFEAGLPEEMAAPYRATLTKLQNAAPPMPVSTVHKVLASELGEQWRSSFADFDDRPTAAASIGQVHRAVWHDGRTVAVKVQYPGAGEALLSDLEQVARAGRLGASWIPGLDIGPILDELRSRMAEELDYRLEATSQQAFADAFAGHEVFAVPQVLAGSAKVIVSEWLDGVPLSKVIASGTQDERDTAARHYAELLLAGPRLAGLLHADPHPGNFLLMPDGRFGVLDFGAVKHLPDGMPAEVPVLLNAALRGDGEGVVAGLRRAGFIKPEIEIEPDSLMAYLDPFLAPAQEDEFEFSRQWLRDLVAHINDPRRPTWSVGLRLNLPPEYLLIHRVWLGGIGVLCQVGGAVPVLDVLEEWLPGFERP; translated from the coding sequence GTGAGCGAGCTCCCCCGCAGGACCGTGGCCCGGACCGCACGCCTGGCCGCCCTGCCCCTGGGGATCGCCGGACGGGCGGCCGTCGGGATCGGCAAGCGCGTCGGCGGCCGGTCCGCGGAGGCCGTCGCCGCCGAGATGCAGGCGAGGACCGCCGACCAGGTGTTCCGCACCCTCGGGGAGCTCAAGGGCGGGGCCATGAAGTTCGGCCAGGCCCTCAGCATCTTCGAGGCGGGCCTGCCGGAGGAGATGGCGGCTCCCTACCGGGCCACCCTCACCAAGCTGCAGAACGCCGCCCCGCCGATGCCGGTGAGCACGGTCCACAAGGTGCTGGCCAGCGAGCTCGGCGAGCAGTGGCGCTCGAGCTTCGCCGACTTCGACGACCGGCCGACGGCCGCGGCGTCCATCGGGCAGGTGCACCGCGCGGTGTGGCACGACGGCCGCACGGTCGCGGTCAAGGTGCAGTACCCGGGTGCGGGCGAGGCCCTCCTGTCGGACCTGGAACAGGTCGCCCGCGCCGGCCGGCTCGGCGCCTCCTGGATCCCGGGCCTGGACATCGGCCCGATCCTCGACGAGCTCCGCTCCCGCATGGCCGAGGAGCTGGACTACCGGCTCGAGGCCACCTCCCAGCAGGCCTTCGCCGACGCCTTCGCCGGGCACGAGGTGTTCGCCGTCCCGCAGGTCCTCGCCGGTTCCGCGAAGGTCATCGTCAGCGAGTGGCTCGACGGCGTGCCGTTGTCGAAGGTCATCGCCTCCGGCACGCAGGACGAGCGCGACACCGCCGCACGGCACTACGCGGAGCTGCTGCTGGCCGGTCCCCGCCTGGCGGGCCTGCTCCACGCCGACCCGCACCCGGGCAACTTCCTGCTCATGCCCGACGGCCGCTTCGGGGTCCTCGACTTCGGGGCCGTCAAGCACCTGCCCGACGGGATGCCCGCAGAGGTGCCGGTGCTGCTCAACGCGGCCCTGCGCGGGGACGGCGAGGGCGTCGTGGCCGGCCTCCGCCGCGCGGGCTTCATCAAGCCCGAGATCGAGATCGAGCCGGACTCGCTCATGGCCTACCTCGACCCGTTCCTCGCGCCGGCGCAGGAGGACGAGTTCGAGTTCAGCCGCCAGTGGCTGCGCGACCTCGTCGCCCACATCAACGACCCGCGGCGCCCGACGTGGTCGGTGGGGCTGCGCCTCAACCTGCCGCCGGAGTACCTGCTCATCCACCGGGTCTGGCTCGGTGGCATCGGCGTGCTCTGCCAGGTCGGCGGTGCCGTGCCGGTGCTCGACGTGCTCGAGGAGTGGCTCCCCGGGTTCGAGCGCCCCTGA
- a CDS encoding ThiF family adenylyltransferase: protein MGDGDDVVRWRPGLARTVRGTRSLQLGVGPDATVLDGLTAADWHLLALLERGHRRRDLEASLPDGPDRDRGRRLLSMLGSTGAVVAGPDGTVGRPGAPGPLTGADVAVVGGAGLGIALTVALAAAGAGTCALVDDGTVGPADVLPGGAAPPDVGRRSTHVAGEAVHRLAPDVRTACPADPDLVVLVSSQVPDAPAGVPLVQAGTTHLPVVLRPDHVVVGPLVVPGRGACLHCLDLHHSDVDPGWPDAVRLLRRGAGRVRVPAPSTASLVVGLVAELVAGPDRDERAGVEVKVGRGGSTTWRRWAAHPACGCVGWPDPPPDRHPGSRRADHPPAPSRGGGATMAA, encoded by the coding sequence GTGGGCGACGGGGACGACGTGGTGCGGTGGCGGCCCGGGCTGGCCCGCACCGTGCGCGGCACCCGTAGCCTCCAGCTCGGGGTCGGACCGGACGCCACGGTCCTCGACGGGCTCACCGCCGCGGACTGGCACCTGCTCGCCCTCCTCGAGCGCGGGCACCGCCGGCGGGACCTCGAGGCCTCGCTGCCCGACGGCCCGGACCGGGACCGCGGCCGGCGGCTGCTGTCCATGCTCGGGTCCACCGGTGCCGTGGTCGCGGGACCGGACGGGACCGTGGGCCGGCCCGGTGCGCCGGGCCCGCTCACGGGGGCGGACGTCGCCGTGGTCGGCGGCGCCGGTCTGGGGATCGCCCTGACGGTGGCACTCGCGGCGGCGGGCGCCGGCACGTGCGCCCTGGTCGACGACGGCACGGTCGGCCCGGCGGACGTCCTGCCCGGCGGCGCCGCACCGCCGGACGTCGGACGGCGGAGCACCCACGTCGCCGGGGAGGCCGTCCACCGGCTGGCACCCGACGTGCGCACCGCCTGCCCGGCCGACCCCGACCTGGTCGTGCTCGTCAGCAGCCAGGTCCCGGACGCCCCGGCCGGCGTGCCGCTCGTGCAGGCGGGCACCACCCACCTCCCGGTCGTCCTCCGGCCTGACCACGTGGTGGTCGGGCCGCTCGTGGTCCCGGGGCGCGGTGCCTGCCTGCACTGCCTCGACCTGCACCACAGCGACGTGGACCCGGGGTGGCCCGACGCGGTCCGGCTGCTGCGCCGCGGCGCGGGACGGGTACGCGTCCCGGCCCCGTCGACGGCCTCCCTCGTCGTCGGCCTGGTCGCCGAGCTCGTCGCCGGTCCGGACCGGGACGAGCGGGCGGGCGTGGAGGTCAAGGTCGGGCGGGGCGGGTCCACCACGTGGCGGCGCTGGGCGGCGCACCCGGCCTGCGGCTGCGTCGGCTGGCCCGACCCGCCCCCTGACCGTCACCCGGGGTCCCGGCGGGCCGACCACCCTCCCGCGCCGTCCCGGGGCGGCGGTGCGACGATGGCGGCGTGA
- a CDS encoding enoyl-CoA hydratase/isomerase family protein, whose product MDPILDLALPDLDVRRDGEDARVLVVRLDDPGRRNAMGEQMTASWCRLVDGLRATVEGGPGEVRAVVVTGAGSAFSAGGDLSWLGDGSGAGASVEALRDRMARYYEDWLGLRGVGVPVVAAVNGAAVGAGLGLALACDVRLVGASARLSAPFTALGLHPGMGTTRTLAEAVGPAAARELLLTGRTVGAEEAVRFGLATAAYPDDRLLGEATALARTLATRAPVATRLLLRGLADGGPRDLAEAVAQEAAAQATTLATADLTEGLAAARERRAPRFTGR is encoded by the coding sequence GTGGACCCGATCCTCGACCTCGCCCTGCCCGACCTCGACGTCCGCCGTGACGGCGAGGACGCCCGTGTCCTCGTGGTGCGACTGGACGACCCGGGGCGCCGCAACGCCATGGGCGAGCAGATGACCGCGTCGTGGTGCCGGCTCGTCGACGGGCTGCGCGCGACGGTCGAGGGCGGTCCGGGCGAGGTGCGCGCGGTGGTCGTCACGGGGGCGGGGTCGGCGTTCTCCGCGGGCGGCGACCTGTCCTGGCTCGGCGACGGCAGCGGGGCGGGTGCGTCGGTCGAGGCGCTGCGCGACCGGATGGCCCGGTACTACGAGGACTGGCTCGGCCTGCGCGGGGTCGGCGTGCCCGTGGTCGCGGCGGTCAACGGGGCGGCCGTCGGGGCGGGGCTCGGCCTGGCGCTCGCGTGCGACGTCCGCCTCGTCGGCGCCTCTGCCCGGCTCTCGGCGCCGTTCACCGCGCTCGGCCTCCACCCGGGCATGGGCACGACCCGCACCCTGGCGGAGGCGGTCGGCCCGGCGGCCGCGCGGGAGCTCCTGCTCACCGGCCGGACCGTGGGCGCCGAGGAGGCGGTGCGGTTCGGCCTGGCCACCGCTGCCTACCCGGACGACCGGCTGCTGGGGGAGGCCACGGCCCTGGCGCGCACGCTGGCGACGAGGGCCCCGGTGGCCACCCGGCTGCTGCTGCGCGGCCTGGCCGACGGTGGGCCCCGCGACCTGGCGGAGGCGGTGGCCCAGGAGGCGGCCGCCCAGGCCACGACCCTGGCCACGGCGGACCTCACCGAGGGCCTGGCGGCCGCCCGCGAGCGCCGCGCGCCTCGGTTCACCGGCCGGTGA
- a CDS encoding M48 family metallopeptidase, whose product MEVRRSARRRRTVSAHREGDRVVVLVPARLSAAEERRWVERMVERLAGSEARRRPSDQELLARATALSSRYLGGRAVPRSVRWSTTQQHRWGSCTPSDGSVRISERAKGLPGWVLDYVVLHELAHLLVASHGPEFWAELTAYPRTERARGFLEGYDTATRGSHPDGEHGAEDDRPHEV is encoded by the coding sequence GTGGAGGTGCGGCGGTCGGCACGACGGCGCCGCACCGTGAGCGCGCACCGCGAGGGCGACCGCGTCGTCGTCCTCGTGCCCGCCCGGCTCAGCGCCGCCGAGGAGCGCCGGTGGGTCGAGCGGATGGTCGAGCGGCTCGCCGGGTCGGAGGCCCGCCGCCGCCCGTCCGACCAGGAGCTGCTGGCCCGGGCCACCGCGCTGTCGAGCCGGTACCTGGGCGGCCGGGCCGTCCCCCGCAGCGTGCGGTGGTCGACGACGCAGCAGCACCGCTGGGGGTCGTGCACGCCGTCGGACGGGTCGGTCCGGATCTCCGAGCGGGCCAAGGGCCTGCCCGGCTGGGTGCTCGACTACGTCGTGCTCCACGAGCTGGCGCACCTGCTCGTCGCCTCGCACGGCCCGGAGTTCTGGGCCGAGCTCACCGCCTACCCGAGGACCGAGCGCGCCCGCGGCTTCCTCGAGGGCTACGACACCGCGACGCGGGGGTCGCACCCGGACGGGGAGCACGGGGCCGAGGACGACCGGCCGCACGAGGTCTAG
- a CDS encoding zinc-dependent metalloprotease — MAEDDDRRIGFGPNGPGGTGGPGGSGGSGGSGGSGGPGGFGGFGAGGFDPSMFGDPAAMGAVFGQLQRMFTSGGDGPVNWELARDGARQAVAGDDPSPSWGEKAAVEQAGRLAELWLDPVTALPPTGASCEAWSRAQWVEATLPTWKTLVTPVAEKMSSSMGGILGAGAGAELPPGLPPEMAGLLANAGPMMQRLGGGVLGMQIGQAVGRLATEAVSATDIGLPLHPGGMAIVPRNVTELSKGLGIDAQEVRLFLLLREAAHARLFTHVPWLAPRVLGAVEAYAAGIDVDPERIQGMIGQIDPSDPAALQEALTSGLLQPAETEQQLAAKSRLEDLLALVEGWVDTVVAQAATGRLSGVEQLREAVRRRRAAGGPAEQTFAALVGLELRPRRMREAAAWWAARGDDVTVRDAAWQHPDLVPDLDEHTADAPADPSAAADGDEALPASAESFDDELRRLLDGEADGGSTTEGGTPRD, encoded by the coding sequence ATGGCTGAGGACGACGACCGTCGCATCGGGTTCGGACCCAACGGACCGGGCGGCACGGGTGGACCTGGTGGGTCCGGTGGATCGGGCGGGTCCGGGGGCTCCGGCGGGCCGGGTGGCTTCGGTGGCTTCGGCGCCGGCGGCTTCGACCCCTCGATGTTCGGCGACCCCGCCGCGATGGGGGCGGTGTTCGGGCAGCTGCAGCGCATGTTCACCAGCGGCGGCGACGGGCCGGTCAACTGGGAGCTCGCCCGCGACGGTGCCCGCCAGGCCGTGGCCGGCGACGACCCCAGCCCCTCGTGGGGCGAGAAGGCCGCCGTCGAGCAGGCCGGCAGGCTCGCCGAGCTCTGGCTGGACCCGGTGACGGCGCTGCCCCCGACCGGTGCGTCGTGCGAGGCCTGGTCCCGCGCGCAGTGGGTCGAGGCGACCCTGCCGACGTGGAAGACCCTCGTCACGCCGGTGGCGGAGAAGATGTCGTCGAGCATGGGCGGCATCCTCGGCGCCGGTGCGGGCGCGGAGCTGCCCCCCGGGCTTCCCCCGGAGATGGCGGGCCTGCTGGCCAACGCGGGCCCGATGATGCAGCGGCTCGGCGGCGGCGTGCTCGGCATGCAGATCGGCCAGGCGGTCGGCCGGCTCGCGACCGAGGCGGTGTCGGCGACCGACATCGGCCTGCCCCTGCACCCGGGCGGCATGGCGATCGTCCCGCGCAACGTCACCGAGCTGTCCAAGGGCCTGGGCATCGACGCGCAGGAGGTGCGCCTGTTCCTGCTGCTGCGGGAGGCCGCCCACGCGCGGCTGTTCACGCACGTGCCGTGGCTGGCACCCCGGGTGCTCGGCGCGGTCGAGGCCTACGCGGCCGGCATCGACGTCGACCCCGAGCGGATCCAGGGGATGATCGGCCAGATCGACCCCAGCGACCCCGCCGCGCTGCAGGAGGCGCTGACGTCAGGGCTGCTCCAGCCGGCCGAGACCGAGCAGCAGCTCGCCGCCAAGTCGCGGCTGGAGGACCTGCTCGCCCTCGTCGAGGGATGGGTGGACACCGTCGTCGCGCAGGCGGCCACGGGGCGGCTGAGCGGGGTCGAGCAGCTGCGCGAGGCGGTCCGCCGTCGTCGCGCGGCGGGCGGACCGGCCGAGCAGACCTTCGCCGCGCTCGTCGGCCTGGAGCTCCGGCCGCGGCGGATGCGCGAGGCGGCCGCCTGGTGGGCGGCCCGCGGCGACGACGTCACGGTCCGGGACGCTGCCTGGCAGCACCCCGACCTCGTGCCCGACCTCGACGAGCACACGGCGGACGCCCCGGCCGACCCGTCGGCGGCTGCGGACGGCGACGAGGCGCTGCCTGCGTCCGCGGAGTCGTTCGACGACGAGCTGCGCCGTCTGCTGGACGGCGAGGCCGACGGCGGCAGCACGACCGAGGGCGGCACGCCCCGCGACTGA